One part of the Phacochoerus africanus isolate WHEZ1 chromosome 7, ROS_Pafr_v1, whole genome shotgun sequence genome encodes these proteins:
- the RESF1 gene encoding retroelement silencing factor 1 isoform X1, which yields MNWNAKPESVTLPPQYPRKQTSFLEQALVSTLTTTSQSTLNHPGSNQEACLFLSNSNPVSQPLLNNRNYKTPQQIPISDMHSGTIVTSQTSVERITYTNVKGPKQLNQDLQMSSGVTQDMWLNSPMRNSMLSHTGATVSHQTGFGTNPPNVHALQNQFVTSDTYSMQLQMMPSNSGRAPITYQDNPRLNPPLSEQQVDWPQQCASSGLAYPNYRPLPKQYGYSSRSFVQGPTLLKQNTMSAGSLQVKNSPSANPALPLQSKQIATVPSYQYAVTHTDERPPPPYDCRYPSQPLQSIQHVVKRSCMDGPQTQEMYLPEMGKDFCRGFQQQWQNSNENFSMMGNTCNLKVNTNVGQSFNRPVRSSLDSVQALGQNTQEKRVDSGNLTSNQVLDTRATKEKLVRDIKTLVEIKKKFSDLARKIKINKSLLMAAGCIKTTSSPYSDSAQNSQFSLKQTAEVQCGPQVTIVTPETMENKSPIVMESSEVANKTHSPSNSNLQDRHFNQVSSVLLNSVPSEKLPIPEQLRDLKVVTSSKMSTVEIPHATSNNIQFSSGNLVNSTKNVPAHSETTPLPQFMTFEEYISKHPNKNRLVLSLLAPGGKIERKLLKDTIETVKDSKLRGSDLNPNTTNTGNLLNLKTAEATSTCNINAKISDNSSGFEHKSLNGMSSKSDGHFSMELLATCLSLWKKQPSEPTVEKQSNESKTNRAAAGVSKPVEVCETSPFSAVGNSQNKVTSSSQETVLSMVTQNFESSGSTTTKGIAVVSPLILSDVKTLSVKGTTPEALPETAYPVIKEGSICSLQNKLENTAALKVSVHEPVASTTSTKIFPPIQKEKQNESTNANSEGTPNTSQGKHNETEPDVHCPVSDQQTSYVSKDSDDVHSDVLQIGNICSLVEGDTSYNSQIAKIFNLHPLEKVEQQKPLLSHQVTSSRQQNEQVDVTESKDFDCQKDNFVQCTDTSHETIDQSKLLQPPESSSLKYTEAKRGIPEESSLEQITEIESLADDVVSSAAIQQDSCPQETDMSCSYTAQDPTKNELLDDETSILYLQDQLSELLKEFPYGIEPVNMHEGCAVQQMADPISKPHTCEHTGCDSKDSTDQIQITILNSEQMKELFPEQDGPPNEVDGLTELQEEKPVTKEGNQCDPQARTIEESCESVVLDSGKDDVRCCALGWLSMVYEGVPQCQCNSIKNSASKEEKGKDPCSLEANTNSYKRGERTSDGDDSVTSENPPDNQKLPLTFPVEEKHFPETEGGRNINDKSETEQNSSLRTEQELPGQFLCKGGKRLDSLQRHKKKPLQFHEVTFQSTNKTIKICQESLQRKLMAQNLRPLKPKMGFLTSKDLHVKNASLVQSITPEKRKLKAGGSKHKVLEKRKLDDGSIHDSEVKKKKYDKQEQNKNVGSGTFKLYNFSTPSERAMTKEKTVSNVKSSGSKDGSSKINRVLTAKEYLARQKHKEAVSGKMLKKNCLKNLPCDSQYKKSNKVTAHVGSYGKSSERQNSNVQTSKESLPISSNHGKSLKIHHSRDSKTHILRNIKGTVGGKQPDKTWIDKTKSDKNVNNINNEAEFSQMSSQAKDQRKTYLNRVGFKCTERERICLTKLDGSPRKLNKEKRAENKPKNHVPGKDTSEKLSMLEFKLCPDGLFKNPNPVEDQKDLQPCPTKEQAPVQVSGIKSTKEDWLKCVTEEKKIPEPNQEIDDVLANSRLSKRSFSADGYETQQNQVKDSKAMFQTYKKMYMEKRSRSLGSSPLE from the exons ATGAATTGGAATGCAAAACCAGAGAGTGTCACCTTGCCACCACAGTATCCTAGAAAACAGACATCTTTTTTGGAGCAGGCTTTAGTAAGCACACTTACTACAACATCTCAAAGTACTTTAAACCACCCTGGAAGTAACCAAGAAGCATGCCTATTTCTCAGTAATTCAAATCCAGTTTCACAGCCATTGCTCAACaacagaaattataaaactcctcAACAAATCCCTATTTCTGATATGCATAGTGGGACAATTGTGACCTCCCAAACTTCAGTAGAAAGAATAACATACACAAATGTGAAAGGACCCAAACAATTAAATCAGGATTTGCAGATGTCTTCAGGAGTTACACAAGATATGTGGCTGAACTCACCAATGAGGAATTCTATGCTCTCTCATACAGGGGCAACTGTATCTCATCAAACTGGTTTTGGCACAAATCCGCCCAATGTACATGCACTACAGAATCAGTTTGTGACATCAGACACGTATTCTATGCAACTACAAATGATGCCTTCTAATTCTGGAAGAGCTCCCATAACTTATCAGGACAACCCGAGACTTAACCCACCTTTATCAGAGCAACAGGTTGACTGGCCACAGCAGTGTGCCTCCAGTGGACTGGCTTACCCTAATTACAGACCACTTCCAAAGCAATATGGTTACTCATCACGAAGCTTTGTGCAAGGTCCTACTCTTCTGAAACAAAACACTATGTCAGCTGGGTCGTTACAAGTTAAAAATAGTCCATCTGCAAATCCTGCCCTCCCTCTACAGTCAAAGCAGATTGCAACCGTTCCGTCCTATCAATATGCAGTTACTCACACTGACGAAAGACCTCCTCCTCCTTATGACTGTAGATATCCAAGCCAGCCCCTGCAAAGTATTCAGCATGTTGTTAAACGCTCTTGTATGGATGGTCCCCAGACTCAAGAAATGTACTTGCCTGAAATGGGGAAAGACTTTTGTAGAGGCTTTCAACAGCAGTGGCAAAACTCAAATGAAAATTTCAGCATGATGGGAAATACCTGCAACTTGAAAGTAAACACCAATGTTGGTCAGTCTTTTAACAGACCTGTTAGATCTTCTCTGGATAGTGTCCAGGCTCTTGGTCAGAATACTCAAGAGAAAAGAGTAGATTCTGGAAACCTGACTTCAAATCAGGTATTGGACACACGTGCCACAAAAGAAAAGTTAGTGAGGGACATTAAAACAttagtagaaataaaaaagaagttttcGGACCTtgcaaggaaaattaaaattaataaaagtctTTTGATGGCAGCAGGTTGTATTAAAACAACTAGTAGCCCTTATAGCGATTCAGCTCAAAATTCTCAGTTTTCTCTGAAACAAACTGCCGAAGTACAGTGTGGGCCACAAGTAACCATAGTCACTCCAGAAACCATGGAGAATAAATCACCAATAGTAATGGAATCTTCAGAAGTAGCAAATAAAACACACAGTCCATCGAATTCCAACCTTCAGGACAGACATTTTAACCAGGTCAGTTCTGTTTTACTAAATTCTGTCCCTTCGGAAAAGTTGCCAATTCCAGAACAGTTACGTGATTTGAAAGTTGTGACTTCTTCAAAGATGTCAACTGTTGAGATTCCCCATGCCACATCAAATAACATCCAGTTTTCATCAGGAAATCTTGTCAATAGCACAAAAAATGTGCCAGCACATTCTGAGACAACTCCTCTTCCTCAGTTCATGACTTTTGAggaatatatttcaaaacatCCAAATAAAAATAGGCTAGTGCTTAGTTTACTTGCACCTGGAGGTAAAATTGAGAGGAAATTATTAAAAGACACTATTGAAACTGTTAAGGATTCCAAACTGCGTGGTTCTGACCTGAATCCAAATACCACTAACACTGGTAACCTACTGAATTTGAAAACTGCGGAAGCTACAAGTACTTGTAATATAAATGCCAAGATTTCAGACAACTCTTCTGGGTTTGAGCATAAATCCTTAAATGGAATGTCTTCGAAAAGTGATGGTCACTTTTCCATGGAATTACTAGCAACATGTCTCTCTTTGTGGAAAAAGCAACCTTCAGAACCTACAGTAGAAAAACAGTCAAACGAGTCAAAAACAAACAGAGCCGCAGCTGGAGTTTCAAAGCCTGTGGAAGTTTGTGAGACGAGTCCATTTTCAGCTGTGGGGAATTCGCAGAATAAGGTCACCAGCAGCTCACAGGAAACAGTTTTGTCAATGGTAACACAGAATTTCGAGTCTTCAGGTTCAACTACTACAAAAGGAATTGCCGTAGTGTCACCCTTAATTCTTTCAGATGTCAAAACATTGTCTGTCAAAGGTACAACACCTGAAGCCTTACCTGAAACGGCATACCCAGTTATTAAAGAAGGCAGCATTTGTAGTTTACAAAATAAGTTAGAAAATACTGCTGCTTTGAAGGTTAGTGTTCATGAACCAGTGGCAAGTACTACAAGCACCAAGATTTTCCCACCGattcagaaggaaaaacaaaatgagtcCACTAATGCTAATTCAGAAGGCACACCTAATACCAGTCAAGGGAAGCATAATGAAACAGAACCAGATGTCCATTGTCCTGTGAGTGATCAGCAGACCTCATATGTATCAAAGGACAGTGATGATGTGCACAGTGATGTATTGCAGATTGGTAATATTTGTTCTCTTGTTGAAGGTGATACCTCTTACAATTCCCAAATAGCAAAGATATTCAACCTGCACCCTTTGGAAAAGGTTGAGCAACAGAAACCTCTACTGAGTCACCAAGTGACGAGTAGTAGACAACAAAATGAACAAGTAGACGTCACTGAAAGTAAAGACTTTGATTGTCAAAAAGATAACTTTGTACAGTGCACAGATACTTCCCATGAAACAATTGATCAGTCAAAGTTACTGCAACCTCCAGAATCATCATCTTTGAAGTACACTGAAGCAAAGAGGGGCATTCCAGAGGAAAGCAGCTTGGAACAAATCACTGAAATCGAAAGCCTGGCTGATGATGTGGTTTCATCAGCTGCTATTCAGCAGGATAGCTGCCCTCAGGAAACTGACATGTCCTGCAGTTACACTGCGCAGGATCCTACAAAAAATGAGCTTCTTGATGATGAGACATCCATCCTCTACCTACAAGATCAGCTGTCAGAACTTTTAAAAGAGTTTCCCTATGGTATTGAACCTGTGAACATGCATGAGGGTTGTGCGGTCCAACAAATGGCAGACCCCATTTCAAAACCTCACACTTGTGAACACACTGGTTGTGACTCCAAAGACTCAACAGACCAGATACAAATTACAATACTAAACTCAGAGCAAATGAAAGAATTATTTCCTGAACAGGATGGTCCACCCAATGAGGTAGACGGATTGACAGAACTTCAGGAAGAAAAGCCTGTCACAAAAGAAGGGAACCAGTGTGACCCACAGGCACGTACCATTGAAGAAAGTTGTGAGTCTGTCGTACTGGATTCGGGAAAAGATGATGTCCGTTGCTGTGCCTTGGGGTGGCTCTCTATGGTTTATGAAGGAGTACCTCAGTGCCAGTGTAATTCCATTAAGAACTCGgcttcaaaggaagaaaaagggaaagatcCGTGTTCTCTGGAGGCCAATACCAACAGTTATAAACGAGGCGAGAGGACCTCTGATGGAGATGACTCTGTCACATCTGAGAATCCTCCAGATAATCAGAAACTTCCTCTGACTTTTCCAGTTGAggaaaaacattttcctgaaacaGAGGGAGGCCGGAACATAAATGATAAATcagaaacagaacagaacagcTCACTAAGGACAGAGCAAGAATTACCTGGTCAGTTTTTATGTAAAGGTGGTAAGAGACTAGATTCCTTGCAGAGACACAAAAAGAAACCCCTGCAATTTCATGAGGTCACTTTTCAGTCCactaataaaactataaaaatttgtCAAGAGAGCTTGCAGAGGAAGCTTATGGCACAAAATTTACGTCCGCTCAAACCAAAGATGGGGTTTTTGACGAGTAAAGATTTGCATGTGAAAAATGCTTCTTTAGTACAGTCAATAacaccagaaaagagaaaattgaaagcAGGTGGCTCTAAACACAAAGTTTTGGAAAAAAGGAAGTTGGATGATGGGAGCATACATGATTCAGAAGTAAAGAAGAAGAAGTATGATAAACAAGAGCAGAATAAAAATGTGGGAAGTGGTACATTTAAATTGTACAATTTCTCAACCCCAAGTGAAAGAGCTATGACTAAAGAAAAGACAGTTTCAAATGTTAAGTCTTCAGGCTCTAAGGATGGTTCATCTAAAATTAATCGAGTTCTGACAGCAAAGGAGTACCTAGCAAGGCAGAAGCATAAAGAAGCAGTGAGTGgcaaaatgttaaagaaaaactgTCTGAAAAATCTGCCGTGTGATTCTCAGTACAAGAAGTCCAATAAAGTTACTGCGCATGTGGGAAGTTATGGGAAATCATCCGAGAGACAAAACAGCAATGTACAGACCTCTAAAGAATCATTACCTATTAGTTCCAACCATGGTAAAAGCCTCAAAATCCATCATTCCAGGGACTCTAAAACCCACATTTTGAGGAATATTAAAGGAACAGTTGGTGGAAAGCAACCTGATAAAACATGGATTGACAAAACCAAATCAGACAAGAATGTAAACAATATAAATAATGAAGCTGAATTCAGCCAAATGTCTTCCCAAGCAAAGGATCAAAGGAAAACGTACCTGAATAGAGTTGGATTTAAATGCACTGAACGTGAACGCATTTGTCTCACAAAATTAGATGGTTCACCCAGGAAgctcaataaagaaaaaagagcagaaaataagCCCAAGAACCATGTACCTGGGAAAGATACCTCAGAAAAACTAAGCATGCTGGAGTTTAAGTTATGTCCAGATGGACTGTTTAAGAATCCAAACCCTGTTGAAGACCAGAAGGATCTGCAGCCTTGTCCTACGAAAGAGCAAGCTCCTGTGCAAG tttcaggaataaaaagtacaaaagaagACTGGTTAAAATGTGTGACTGAGGAGAAAAAGATACCGGAACCCAATCAAGAAATAG
- the RESF1 gene encoding retroelement silencing factor 1 isoform X3, translating to MNWNAKPESVTLPPQYPRKQTSFLEQALVSTLTTTSQSTLNHPGSNQEACLFLSNSNPVSQPLLNNRNYKTPQQIPISDMHSGTIVTSQTSVERITYTNVKGPKQLNQDLQMSSGVTQDMWLNSPMRNSMLSHTGATVSHQTGFGTNPPNVHALQNQFVTSDTYSMQLQMMPSNSGRAPITYQDNPRLNPPLSEQQVDWPQQCASSGLAYPNYRPLPKQYGYSSRSFVQGPTLLKQNTMSAGSLQVKNSPSANPALPLQSKQIATVPSYQYAVTHTDERPPPPYDCRYPSQPLQSIQHVVKRSCMDGPQTQEMYLPEMGKDFCRGFQQQWQNSNENFSMMGNTCNLKVNTNVGQSFNRPVRSSLDSVQALGQNTQEKRVDSGNLTSNQVLDTRATKEKLVRDIKTLVEIKKKFSDLARKIKINKSLLMAAGCIKTTSSPYSDSAQNSQFSLKQTAEVQCGPQVTIVTPETMENKSPIVMESSEVANKTHSPSNSNLQDRHFNQVSSVLLNSVPSEKLPIPEQLRDLKVVTSSKMSTVEIPHATSNNIQFSSGNLVNSTKNVPAHSETTPLPQFMTFEEYISKHPNKNRLVLSLLAPGGKIERKLLKDTIETVKDSKLRGSDLNPNTTNTGNLLNLKTAEATSTCNINAKISDNSSGFEHKSLNGMSSKSDGHFSMELLATCLSLWKKQPSEPTVEKQSNESKTNRAAAGVSKPVEVCETSPFSAVGNSQNKVTSSSQETVLSMVTQNFESSGSTTTKGIAVVSPLILSDVKTLSVKGTTPEALPETAYPVIKEGSICSLQNKLENTAALKVSVHEPVASTTSTKIFPPIQKEKQNESTNANSEGTPNTSQGKHNETEPDVHCPVSDQQTSYVSKDSDDVHSDVLQIGNICSLVEGDTSYNSQIAKIFNLHPLEKVEQQKPLLSHQVTSSRQQNEQVDVTESKDFDCQKDNFVQCTDTSHETIDQSKLLQPPESSSLKYTEAKRGIPEESSLEQITEIESLADDVVSSAAIQQDSCPQETDMSCSYTAQDPTKNELLDDETSILYLQDQLSELLKEFPYGIEPVNMHEGCAVQQMADPISKPHTCEHTGCDSKDSTDQIQITILNSEQMKELFPEQDGPPNEVDGLTELQEEKPVTKEGNQCDPQARTIEESCESVVLDSGKDDVRCCALGWLSMVYEGVPQCQCNSIKNSASKEEKGKDPCSLEANTNSYKRGERTSDGDDSVTSENPPDNQKLPLTFPVEEKHFPETEGGRNINDKSETEQNSSLRTEQELPGQFLCKGGKRLDSLQRHKKKPLQFHEVTFQSTNKTIKICQESLQRKLMAQNLRPLKPKMGFLTSKDLHVKNASLVQSITPEKRKLKAGGSKHKVLEKRKLDDGSIHDSEVKKKKYDKQEQNKNVGSGTFKLYNFSTPSERAMTKEKTVSNVKSSGSKDGSSKINRVLTAKEYLARQKHKEAVSGKMLKKNCLKNLPCDSQYKKSNKVTAHVGSYGKSSERQNSNVQTSKESLPISSNHGKSLKIHHSRDSKTHILRNIKGTVGGKQPDKTWIDKTKSDKNVNNINNEAEFSQMSSQAKDQRKTYLNRVGFKCTERERICLTKLDGSPRKLNKEKRAENKPKNHVPGKDTSEKLSMLEFKLCPDGLFKNPNPVEDQKDLQPCPTKEQAPVQGLHGFPWL from the exons ATGAATTGGAATGCAAAACCAGAGAGTGTCACCTTGCCACCACAGTATCCTAGAAAACAGACATCTTTTTTGGAGCAGGCTTTAGTAAGCACACTTACTACAACATCTCAAAGTACTTTAAACCACCCTGGAAGTAACCAAGAAGCATGCCTATTTCTCAGTAATTCAAATCCAGTTTCACAGCCATTGCTCAACaacagaaattataaaactcctcAACAAATCCCTATTTCTGATATGCATAGTGGGACAATTGTGACCTCCCAAACTTCAGTAGAAAGAATAACATACACAAATGTGAAAGGACCCAAACAATTAAATCAGGATTTGCAGATGTCTTCAGGAGTTACACAAGATATGTGGCTGAACTCACCAATGAGGAATTCTATGCTCTCTCATACAGGGGCAACTGTATCTCATCAAACTGGTTTTGGCACAAATCCGCCCAATGTACATGCACTACAGAATCAGTTTGTGACATCAGACACGTATTCTATGCAACTACAAATGATGCCTTCTAATTCTGGAAGAGCTCCCATAACTTATCAGGACAACCCGAGACTTAACCCACCTTTATCAGAGCAACAGGTTGACTGGCCACAGCAGTGTGCCTCCAGTGGACTGGCTTACCCTAATTACAGACCACTTCCAAAGCAATATGGTTACTCATCACGAAGCTTTGTGCAAGGTCCTACTCTTCTGAAACAAAACACTATGTCAGCTGGGTCGTTACAAGTTAAAAATAGTCCATCTGCAAATCCTGCCCTCCCTCTACAGTCAAAGCAGATTGCAACCGTTCCGTCCTATCAATATGCAGTTACTCACACTGACGAAAGACCTCCTCCTCCTTATGACTGTAGATATCCAAGCCAGCCCCTGCAAAGTATTCAGCATGTTGTTAAACGCTCTTGTATGGATGGTCCCCAGACTCAAGAAATGTACTTGCCTGAAATGGGGAAAGACTTTTGTAGAGGCTTTCAACAGCAGTGGCAAAACTCAAATGAAAATTTCAGCATGATGGGAAATACCTGCAACTTGAAAGTAAACACCAATGTTGGTCAGTCTTTTAACAGACCTGTTAGATCTTCTCTGGATAGTGTCCAGGCTCTTGGTCAGAATACTCAAGAGAAAAGAGTAGATTCTGGAAACCTGACTTCAAATCAGGTATTGGACACACGTGCCACAAAAGAAAAGTTAGTGAGGGACATTAAAACAttagtagaaataaaaaagaagttttcGGACCTtgcaaggaaaattaaaattaataaaagtctTTTGATGGCAGCAGGTTGTATTAAAACAACTAGTAGCCCTTATAGCGATTCAGCTCAAAATTCTCAGTTTTCTCTGAAACAAACTGCCGAAGTACAGTGTGGGCCACAAGTAACCATAGTCACTCCAGAAACCATGGAGAATAAATCACCAATAGTAATGGAATCTTCAGAAGTAGCAAATAAAACACACAGTCCATCGAATTCCAACCTTCAGGACAGACATTTTAACCAGGTCAGTTCTGTTTTACTAAATTCTGTCCCTTCGGAAAAGTTGCCAATTCCAGAACAGTTACGTGATTTGAAAGTTGTGACTTCTTCAAAGATGTCAACTGTTGAGATTCCCCATGCCACATCAAATAACATCCAGTTTTCATCAGGAAATCTTGTCAATAGCACAAAAAATGTGCCAGCACATTCTGAGACAACTCCTCTTCCTCAGTTCATGACTTTTGAggaatatatttcaaaacatCCAAATAAAAATAGGCTAGTGCTTAGTTTACTTGCACCTGGAGGTAAAATTGAGAGGAAATTATTAAAAGACACTATTGAAACTGTTAAGGATTCCAAACTGCGTGGTTCTGACCTGAATCCAAATACCACTAACACTGGTAACCTACTGAATTTGAAAACTGCGGAAGCTACAAGTACTTGTAATATAAATGCCAAGATTTCAGACAACTCTTCTGGGTTTGAGCATAAATCCTTAAATGGAATGTCTTCGAAAAGTGATGGTCACTTTTCCATGGAATTACTAGCAACATGTCTCTCTTTGTGGAAAAAGCAACCTTCAGAACCTACAGTAGAAAAACAGTCAAACGAGTCAAAAACAAACAGAGCCGCAGCTGGAGTTTCAAAGCCTGTGGAAGTTTGTGAGACGAGTCCATTTTCAGCTGTGGGGAATTCGCAGAATAAGGTCACCAGCAGCTCACAGGAAACAGTTTTGTCAATGGTAACACAGAATTTCGAGTCTTCAGGTTCAACTACTACAAAAGGAATTGCCGTAGTGTCACCCTTAATTCTTTCAGATGTCAAAACATTGTCTGTCAAAGGTACAACACCTGAAGCCTTACCTGAAACGGCATACCCAGTTATTAAAGAAGGCAGCATTTGTAGTTTACAAAATAAGTTAGAAAATACTGCTGCTTTGAAGGTTAGTGTTCATGAACCAGTGGCAAGTACTACAAGCACCAAGATTTTCCCACCGattcagaaggaaaaacaaaatgagtcCACTAATGCTAATTCAGAAGGCACACCTAATACCAGTCAAGGGAAGCATAATGAAACAGAACCAGATGTCCATTGTCCTGTGAGTGATCAGCAGACCTCATATGTATCAAAGGACAGTGATGATGTGCACAGTGATGTATTGCAGATTGGTAATATTTGTTCTCTTGTTGAAGGTGATACCTCTTACAATTCCCAAATAGCAAAGATATTCAACCTGCACCCTTTGGAAAAGGTTGAGCAACAGAAACCTCTACTGAGTCACCAAGTGACGAGTAGTAGACAACAAAATGAACAAGTAGACGTCACTGAAAGTAAAGACTTTGATTGTCAAAAAGATAACTTTGTACAGTGCACAGATACTTCCCATGAAACAATTGATCAGTCAAAGTTACTGCAACCTCCAGAATCATCATCTTTGAAGTACACTGAAGCAAAGAGGGGCATTCCAGAGGAAAGCAGCTTGGAACAAATCACTGAAATCGAAAGCCTGGCTGATGATGTGGTTTCATCAGCTGCTATTCAGCAGGATAGCTGCCCTCAGGAAACTGACATGTCCTGCAGTTACACTGCGCAGGATCCTACAAAAAATGAGCTTCTTGATGATGAGACATCCATCCTCTACCTACAAGATCAGCTGTCAGAACTTTTAAAAGAGTTTCCCTATGGTATTGAACCTGTGAACATGCATGAGGGTTGTGCGGTCCAACAAATGGCAGACCCCATTTCAAAACCTCACACTTGTGAACACACTGGTTGTGACTCCAAAGACTCAACAGACCAGATACAAATTACAATACTAAACTCAGAGCAAATGAAAGAATTATTTCCTGAACAGGATGGTCCACCCAATGAGGTAGACGGATTGACAGAACTTCAGGAAGAAAAGCCTGTCACAAAAGAAGGGAACCAGTGTGACCCACAGGCACGTACCATTGAAGAAAGTTGTGAGTCTGTCGTACTGGATTCGGGAAAAGATGATGTCCGTTGCTGTGCCTTGGGGTGGCTCTCTATGGTTTATGAAGGAGTACCTCAGTGCCAGTGTAATTCCATTAAGAACTCGgcttcaaaggaagaaaaagggaaagatcCGTGTTCTCTGGAGGCCAATACCAACAGTTATAAACGAGGCGAGAGGACCTCTGATGGAGATGACTCTGTCACATCTGAGAATCCTCCAGATAATCAGAAACTTCCTCTGACTTTTCCAGTTGAggaaaaacattttcctgaaacaGAGGGAGGCCGGAACATAAATGATAAATcagaaacagaacagaacagcTCACTAAGGACAGAGCAAGAATTACCTGGTCAGTTTTTATGTAAAGGTGGTAAGAGACTAGATTCCTTGCAGAGACACAAAAAGAAACCCCTGCAATTTCATGAGGTCACTTTTCAGTCCactaataaaactataaaaatttgtCAAGAGAGCTTGCAGAGGAAGCTTATGGCACAAAATTTACGTCCGCTCAAACCAAAGATGGGGTTTTTGACGAGTAAAGATTTGCATGTGAAAAATGCTTCTTTAGTACAGTCAATAacaccagaaaagagaaaattgaaagcAGGTGGCTCTAAACACAAAGTTTTGGAAAAAAGGAAGTTGGATGATGGGAGCATACATGATTCAGAAGTAAAGAAGAAGAAGTATGATAAACAAGAGCAGAATAAAAATGTGGGAAGTGGTACATTTAAATTGTACAATTTCTCAACCCCAAGTGAAAGAGCTATGACTAAAGAAAAGACAGTTTCAAATGTTAAGTCTTCAGGCTCTAAGGATGGTTCATCTAAAATTAATCGAGTTCTGACAGCAAAGGAGTACCTAGCAAGGCAGAAGCATAAAGAAGCAGTGAGTGgcaaaatgttaaagaaaaactgTCTGAAAAATCTGCCGTGTGATTCTCAGTACAAGAAGTCCAATAAAGTTACTGCGCATGTGGGAAGTTATGGGAAATCATCCGAGAGACAAAACAGCAATGTACAGACCTCTAAAGAATCATTACCTATTAGTTCCAACCATGGTAAAAGCCTCAAAATCCATCATTCCAGGGACTCTAAAACCCACATTTTGAGGAATATTAAAGGAACAGTTGGTGGAAAGCAACCTGATAAAACATGGATTGACAAAACCAAATCAGACAAGAATGTAAACAATATAAATAATGAAGCTGAATTCAGCCAAATGTCTTCCCAAGCAAAGGATCAAAGGAAAACGTACCTGAATAGAGTTGGATTTAAATGCACTGAACGTGAACGCATTTGTCTCACAAAATTAGATGGTTCACCCAGGAAgctcaataaagaaaaaagagcagaaaataagCCCAAGAACCATGTACCTGGGAAAGATACCTCAGAAAAACTAAGCATGCTGGAGTTTAAGTTATGTCCAGATGGACTGTTTAAGAATCCAAACCCTGTTGAAGACCAGAAGGATCTGCAGCCTTGTCCTACGAAAGAGCAAGCTCCTGTGCAAG GCTTACATGGTTTTCCTTGGTTATAG